In Sorghum bicolor cultivar BTx623 chromosome 10, Sorghum_bicolor_NCBIv3, whole genome shotgun sequence, one genomic interval encodes:
- the LOC110431269 gene encoding extensin-like: protein MEELEANQAAQDLAHKAQLAAVEAAHQAHLAALTEHHQRQMADLASFLRTQHQQDLPPSLFAPPPVPVPAPVQRPAPSAGSNPTPSPPLGASPTQQGWPGYPTYPTYPTQPFTWGPPPPQSQGYSSWPGAQTQQGPSAGLWRYDAAPSGWTQAPPQAGWGSWGDGTPGDGATS, encoded by the exons ATGGAGGAGCTGGAGGCCAACCAGGCGGCCCAGGACTTGGCCCACAAGGCGCAGCTGGCGGCGGTGGAGGCGGCCCACCAGGCGCACCTGGCGGCACTGACGGAGCACCACCAGCGTCAGATGGCGGACCTGGCGAGCTTCCTCCGGACCCAGCACCAGCAGGATCTTCCTCCCTCGCTCTTTGCTCCACCACCAGTCCCAGTGCCTGCTCCtgttcagcgtccg GCTCCGTCGGCGGGTTCGAACCCGACTCCCAGCCCTCCACTGGGTGCCAGCCCTACACAGCAAGGCTGGCCAGGGTACCCGACCTACCCGACCTACCCCACGCAGCCGTTCACGTGGGGGCCTCCTCCTCCACAGTCGCAGGGCTACTCCTCGTGGCCGGGGGCGCAGACGCAGCAGGGGCCTAGCGCAGGACTATGGCGCTACGACGCCGCGCCGTCAGGGTGGACTCAGGCACCACCACAGGCAGGGTGGGGTTCGTGGGGCGATGGGACCCCTGGGGACGGCGCCACGAGCTAG